In Halobaculum magnesiiphilum, the following proteins share a genomic window:
- a CDS encoding sodium:calcium antiporter, with amino-acid sequence MSSRLRSPLIALFGGLALTLPWIVSWATGRAAAFSTIGTVAVSGVAVLGASFLLAWGAETAEKDVPRAFAIAVLAVLAVAPEYAVDALYAWQAGQGDVQAANLAVANMTGANRILIGIGWSGIALFSIYQAYTRGDDPNVVTTDRAFGDYVSLDRDIALEIAFLFAATVYAFTVPLGGGIGGIDTLVLVGLYAAYILVVIRGDVEEIEDQVGVPAYLQSKPFPVRATAVLGLFGYSGLLIFTAVEPFAHGLEGLGLQYGIPEFFMIQWIAPLASESPELIVTAYLVNKARATAAFNALISSKLNQWTLLIGTLAVVYSISLGQYGVLMFDGKQAAEIWITAAQSFFALAILINFRISVGEALVLLVLFLSQVLIEFYFIRTMTEAAAEANSILLLQAYTVLYIVLTVGLLATRRDEIRDVASLTGTTIRDAVGRDAEQPAD; translated from the coding sequence ATGAGTTCACGCCTTCGGAGCCCGCTCATCGCGCTGTTCGGTGGGCTGGCGTTGACCCTCCCGTGGATCGTCTCGTGGGCGACCGGGCGAGCCGCGGCGTTCTCGACGATCGGAACGGTCGCCGTGAGCGGCGTCGCGGTGCTGGGCGCGTCGTTCCTGCTCGCGTGGGGCGCGGAGACCGCCGAGAAGGACGTGCCGCGCGCGTTCGCGATCGCCGTGCTCGCGGTGCTGGCGGTCGCGCCCGAGTACGCCGTCGACGCGCTGTACGCCTGGCAGGCGGGCCAGGGCGACGTGCAGGCGGCGAACCTCGCGGTCGCGAACATGACCGGCGCGAACCGGATCCTCATCGGCATCGGCTGGTCCGGCATCGCGCTGTTCTCCATCTATCAGGCGTACACCCGCGGCGACGATCCCAACGTCGTCACGACCGACCGGGCGTTCGGCGACTACGTCTCGCTCGACCGCGACATCGCCCTCGAGATCGCGTTCCTGTTCGCCGCGACCGTCTACGCGTTCACCGTGCCGCTGGGCGGCGGCATCGGCGGGATCGACACGCTGGTGCTCGTCGGGCTGTACGCCGCGTACATCCTCGTCGTCATCCGCGGCGACGTGGAGGAGATCGAAGACCAGGTCGGCGTCCCCGCGTACCTCCAGTCGAAACCGTTCCCCGTCCGCGCGACCGCCGTCCTCGGGCTGTTCGGCTACTCCGGGCTGCTGATCTTCACCGCCGTCGAGCCGTTCGCCCACGGGCTGGAGGGGCTCGGCCTCCAGTACGGGATCCCCGAGTTCTTCATGATCCAGTGGATCGCGCCGTTGGCCTCCGAGAGCCCGGAGCTCATCGTCACCGCGTACCTCGTCAACAAGGCGCGCGCGACGGCGGCGTTCAACGCGCTCATCTCCTCGAAGTTGAACCAGTGGACGCTGCTCATCGGGACGCTCGCGGTCGTCTACAGCATCTCGCTGGGTCAGTACGGCGTGCTCATGTTCGACGGAAAGCAGGCCGCCGAGATCTGGATCACCGCCGCACAGAGCTTCTTCGCGCTCGCCATCCTGATCAACTTCCGGATCTCGGTGGGCGAGGCGCTGGTGTTGCTCGTGTTGTTCCTCTCGCAGGTGCTGATCGAGTTCTACTTCATCCGGACGATGACCGAGGCGGCGGCGGAGGCCAACTCGATCCTCCTCCTGCAGGCGTACACCGTCCTCTACATCGTGCTCACGGTCGGACTCCTCGCGACCCGCCGCGACGAGATCCGCGACGTCGCGTCGCTCACGGGAACGACCATCCGCGACGCGGTCGGCCGGGACGCCGAACAGCCGGCCGACTAA
- a CDS encoding D-aminoacyl-tRNA deacylase — protein sequence MIGIVVSRADRASTHIAERLLARAEWTERTDPARDDADGGGTYHTLDADAVAADAVGRRDEHSAGDVPTRFELRSFDDLHIRLDDPTPAFSEPPDYLVFVSRHSGDTGPLLTCHFTGNFGDAEYGGEPGSFAPACPGVQRALVDGFDEHAPEGYGVAIEGTHHGPTDLATPAVFAELGSDDEQWDDPDGADAVARAVLELPAREASVAVGDPDRPRHVVGFGGGHYAPKFERVIRGTTWGVGHIASDWQLEELGHPEEHGDVLDAAIRASDAAFALVEGDRPVLRGALADRDVRVVSETWLRAVDDRPLDLVASLEADLRPVDDGLRFGDRVGDIEAEGADFAEHADAYRVVDLPADLLAEAQGIDADAARAAVERHAVAFETEQAGTRAAGWVALPVDPEPGHVDPADAVDAVDDADADDGAADLAADPYDALVDDLAAVLAEKYDEVTREDGDVVARVESFDPGRAATLGIPEGPKFGALSAGEPVEVDGETIRPETVAREREEVFSV from the coding sequence GTGATCGGCATCGTCGTCTCCCGCGCGGACCGCGCCTCGACTCACATCGCCGAGCGACTGCTCGCGCGCGCCGAGTGGACCGAACGGACGGACCCGGCCCGCGACGACGCCGACGGCGGCGGGACGTACCACACGCTCGACGCCGACGCAGTCGCCGCCGACGCGGTCGGCCGACGCGACGAACACTCTGCCGGCGACGTGCCCACACGGTTCGAACTCCGAAGCTTCGACGACCTCCACATCCGTCTCGACGACCCGACGCCCGCCTTCTCCGAACCTCCGGACTATCTGGTGTTCGTCTCCCGGCACTCCGGCGACACCGGGCCGCTGCTCACGTGCCACTTCACGGGCAACTTCGGGGACGCGGAGTACGGCGGCGAGCCCGGATCGTTCGCGCCCGCCTGCCCGGGCGTCCAGCGCGCGCTCGTCGACGGCTTCGACGAGCACGCCCCCGAGGGGTACGGCGTCGCCATCGAGGGGACCCACCACGGCCCCACCGACCTCGCGACGCCCGCGGTGTTCGCGGAACTCGGCAGCGACGACGAGCAGTGGGACGACCCGGACGGCGCCGACGCCGTCGCCCGGGCGGTGCTGGAGCTGCCGGCCCGCGAGGCGAGCGTCGCCGTCGGCGACCCCGACCGCCCGCGCCACGTCGTCGGCTTCGGGGGCGGCCACTACGCCCCGAAGTTCGAGCGCGTGATCCGCGGGACGACGTGGGGCGTGGGACACATCGCCTCCGACTGGCAGTTGGAGGAGTTGGGTCATCCCGAGGAACACGGCGACGTGCTCGATGCGGCGATCCGCGCCAGCGACGCCGCGTTCGCGCTCGTCGAGGGCGACCGCCCCGTGCTCCGGGGGGCGCTCGCCGACCGGGACGTGCGGGTCGTGAGCGAGACGTGGCTCCGCGCGGTCGACGACCGCCCGCTCGACCTCGTCGCGTCGCTGGAGGCCGACCTCCGCCCGGTCGACGACGGGCTCCGGTTCGGCGACCGCGTCGGCGACATCGAAGCTGAGGGCGCCGACTTCGCCGAACACGCCGACGCTTACCGCGTCGTCGATCTCCCCGCCGACCTGCTCGCGGAGGCGCAGGGGATCGACGCCGACGCGGCCCGCGCCGCCGTCGAGCGCCACGCCGTCGCCTTCGAGACCGAGCAGGCAGGGACGCGCGCGGCCGGCTGGGTCGCGCTCCCCGTCGACCCCGAACCCGGCCACGTTGACCCCGCGGACGCTGTAGACGCCGTTGACGACGCGGACGCCGACGACGGCGCCGCCGATCTCGCCGCCGACCCGTACGACGCGCTCGTCGACGACCTCGCAGCCGTGCTCGCCGAGAAGTACGACGAGGTCACGCGCGAGGACGGCGACGTCGTCGCCCGCGTCGAGTCGTTCGACCCCGGGCGGGCGGCGACGCTCGGGATCCCCGAGGGGCCCAAGTTCGGCGCGCTCTCGGCCGGCGAGCCGGTCGAGGTCGACGGCGAGACGATCCGTCCGGAGACGGTCGCTCGCGAGCGCGAGGAAGTGTTTTCTGTCTGA
- the ftsZ gene encoding cell division protein FtsZ, whose product MDSIVEDAINEAEEAGEAGENGASADPASGEAGADAAADSSGSGDDAPRTGKMTDEELQDVLKDLQTNITVVGCGGAGGNTVNRMAEEGIHGADLVAANTDVQHLVNIEADTKILMGQEKTQGRGAGSLPQVGEEAAIESQSEIAESLEGSDMVFVTAGLGGGTGTGSAPVVAKAAREIGALTIAIVTTPFTAEGEVRRTNAEAGLERLRDVADTVIVVPNDRLLDAVGKLPVRQAFKISDEVLMRSVKGITELITKPGLVNLDFADVRTVMEKGGVAMIGLGESDSDTKAQESVQSALRSPLLDVDISGANSALVNVTGGSDMSIEEAEGVVEEIYDRIDPDARIIWGTSIDEELDGQMRTMIVVTGVDSPQIYGRNEAAQVAAGDNLEDIDYVE is encoded by the coding sequence ATGGACTCCATCGTTGAGGACGCGATCAACGAGGCCGAGGAGGCCGGGGAAGCGGGGGAGAACGGTGCCTCCGCGGACCCGGCGTCCGGCGAGGCCGGCGCCGACGCCGCGGCGGACTCGTCCGGATCGGGGGACGACGCTCCGCGCACGGGGAAGATGACCGACGAGGAGCTTCAGGACGTCCTGAAGGACCTCCAGACGAACATCACCGTCGTCGGCTGCGGCGGCGCCGGCGGCAACACGGTGAACCGGATGGCCGAGGAGGGGATCCACGGCGCGGATCTGGTCGCGGCCAACACCGACGTGCAACACCTCGTCAACATCGAGGCCGACACGAAGATCCTGATGGGCCAGGAGAAGACCCAGGGCCGCGGCGCCGGATCGCTCCCGCAGGTCGGCGAGGAGGCGGCCATCGAGTCGCAGTCGGAGATCGCCGAGTCGCTCGAGGGCTCTGACATGGTGTTCGTCACCGCCGGGCTGGGCGGCGGCACCGGCACCGGCTCGGCGCCCGTCGTCGCGAAGGCCGCCCGCGAGATCGGCGCGCTCACCATCGCCATCGTCACGACGCCGTTCACGGCCGAGGGCGAGGTGCGACGGACGAACGCCGAGGCGGGGCTCGAACGCCTCCGCGACGTGGCCGACACCGTGATCGTCGTCCCCAACGACCGCCTGCTCGACGCCGTCGGGAAGCTCCCCGTCCGGCAGGCGTTCAAGATCTCCGACGAGGTGCTGATGCGCAGCGTCAAGGGCATCACCGAGCTCATCACCAAGCCCGGCCTCGTCAACCTCGACTTCGCCGACGTCCGCACCGTGATGGAGAAAGGCGGCGTCGCGATGATCGGCTTGGGCGAGTCCGACTCCGACACGAAGGCCCAGGAGTCGGTCCAGTCGGCGCTCCGCTCGCCGCTGCTCGACGTGGACATCTCCGGCGCCAACTCGGCGCTGGTGAACGTCACCGGCGGCTCGGACATGTCCATCGAGGAGGCCGAGGGCGTCGTGGAGGAGATCTACGACCGGATCGACCCCGACGCGCGGATCATCTGGGGTACCTCGATCGACGAGGAGCTCGACGGTCAGATGCGCACGATGATCGTCGTTACCGGCGTCGACTCCCCGCAGATCTACGGCCGCAACGAGGCCGCGCAGGTCGCCGCCGGCGACAACCTCGAGGACATCGACTACGTCGAATAA
- a CDS encoding protein translocase SEC61 complex subunit gamma: MDVKYDLTSYVRVLKLASTPSWEEFSQISKIAGAGIFLVGFLGFVIFAVMSVLTGGI, translated from the coding sequence ATGGATGTCAAGTACGACCTGACAAGCTACGTCAGGGTGCTCAAGCTGGCGAGCACGCCCTCCTGGGAGGAGTTCTCCCAGATCTCCAAGATCGCCGGTGCAGGCATCTTCCTCGTCGGGTTCCTCGGATTCGTCATCTTCGCGGTCATGTCGGTCCTCACCGGGGGGATCTGA
- a CDS encoding transcription elongation factor Spt5: MPIYSVKTTASQERTVADMIASKEMAEIHAVLAPDQLTSYVMVEADNDAIIRRVLEEVPHARGLVEGPGGEAGQSSMSEVEHFLSPTPDVEGIAEGDIVELIAGPFKGEKAQVQRIDEGKDQVTVELYEATVPIPVTVRGDQIRVLDSDER; encoded by the coding sequence GTGCCGATCTACTCGGTGAAGACGACGGCCAGCCAGGAGCGCACCGTCGCGGACATGATCGCGAGCAAGGAGATGGCCGAGATCCACGCCGTCCTCGCGCCCGATCAGCTCACGAGCTACGTGATGGTCGAGGCCGACAACGACGCGATCATCCGGCGCGTGCTGGAGGAGGTGCCCCACGCACGCGGGCTCGTCGAGGGCCCCGGCGGCGAGGCGGGCCAGTCGTCGATGTCGGAGGTCGAGCACTTCCTCTCGCCCACCCCCGACGTGGAGGGGATCGCCGAGGGCGACATCGTCGAGCTCATCGCCGGCCCGTTCAAGGGCGAGAAGGCGCAGGTGCAACGCATCGACGAGGGCAAGGACCAGGTGACCGTCGAGCTGTACGAGGCGACCGTCCCGATCCCCGTGACGGTCCGCGGCGACCAGATCCGGGTGCTGGATAGCGACGAGCGATAG
- a CDS encoding DUF7565 family protein has translation MSRWACGLEGCDAAFDAVEDAVVHQTTAHDRHECQVCGAVVPDGYFAIRHAFDEHTRAEFVRAYDADSDDVRERERIKADIEDIADLDRIVERVDGAV, from the coding sequence ATGTCCCGGTGGGCCTGTGGCCTCGAGGGGTGCGACGCGGCGTTCGACGCGGTCGAGGACGCCGTCGTCCACCAGACGACCGCACACGACCGACACGAGTGTCAGGTGTGTGGCGCCGTCGTCCCGGACGGGTACTTCGCCATCCGGCACGCCTTCGACGAGCACACACGCGCCGAGTTCGTCCGCGCGTACGACGCCGACTCCGACGACGTCCGCGAGCGCGAGCGGATCAAAGCCGACATCGAGGATATCGCGGACCTGGACCGGATCGTCGAGCGCGTCGACGGCGCGGTGTGA
- a CDS encoding PHP-associated domain-containing protein, with product MTGGRTRVDPHVKVLDERVVERARESGVDTLVYAPHFTRLPEIRERAERFSTDDLTVVPAREVFTGDWGNRRHLLAIGLSDPVPDFISFEAALAEFERQGAAVLVPHPEFMNVSLTRAEVGAYRDRIDGVETYNAKLFGGQNDRGRRIAEAFDLPTFGSSYAHVHGTVGAAWTEFDGDVRGEDALVSALKDGVPRSVVKRSDPATRLRRLVEFAHLGYENSWGKLDRLLLSGMEATHPRHIAYDGRFDDVSVY from the coding sequence GTGACCGGAGGACGGACGCGGGTCGACCCCCACGTGAAGGTGCTCGACGAGCGCGTCGTCGAGCGGGCGCGGGAGTCGGGCGTCGACACGCTCGTGTACGCGCCGCACTTCACGCGCCTGCCCGAGATCCGCGAGCGCGCCGAGCGCTTCTCGACGGACGACCTCACCGTGGTGCCGGCGCGGGAGGTGTTCACCGGCGACTGGGGGAACCGCCGTCACCTCCTCGCGATCGGCCTCTCCGATCCGGTCCCCGATTTCATCTCCTTCGAGGCGGCGCTCGCGGAGTTCGAGCGGCAGGGCGCGGCGGTGCTCGTCCCACACCCGGAGTTCATGAACGTGAGCCTCACCCGCGCCGAGGTCGGCGCCTACCGCGACCGGATCGACGGCGTCGAGACGTACAACGCGAAGCTGTTCGGGGGACAAAACGACCGCGGCCGTCGGATCGCCGAGGCGTTCGACCTGCCGACGTTCGGCTCCTCGTACGCGCACGTCCACGGGACGGTCGGCGCCGCCTGGACCGAGTTCGATGGCGACGTTCGCGGGGAGGACGCGCTCGTGTCGGCACTGAAGGACGGCGTCCCCCGCTCGGTGGTCAAACGGAGCGATCCGGCGACGAGACTCCGCCGGCTGGTGGAGTTCGCCCATCTCGGGTACGAGAACTCGTGGGGGAAGCTCGACCGTCTGCTCCTCTCGGGCATGGAGGCGACGCACCCGCGACACATCGCCTACGACGGGCGGTTCGACGACGTTTCCGTGTACTGA
- a CDS encoding metal-dependent hydrolase, with the protein MNKKGHVLNAILLAIGLGYVLQPSGDLETFRTIAELFVPLVLGALFPDVDTAFGKHRKTLHNLLVLGVILAYPIYFGNLQFVWIGVATHYLLDVVGSKRGIALFYPLSSTEYGLPVGVPTSSKWADTLTVVITLLELAALAAVQYFLVDLNTGTPREAVATALAGLPV; encoded by the coding sequence GTGAACAAGAAGGGCCACGTGCTGAACGCGATCCTCCTCGCGATCGGCTTGGGCTATGTCTTGCAGCCGTCGGGCGATCTGGAGACGTTCCGCACCATCGCCGAGCTGTTCGTCCCGCTCGTGCTCGGCGCGCTGTTTCCCGACGTGGACACCGCCTTCGGCAAGCACCGCAAGACGCTCCACAACCTCCTCGTCCTCGGCGTGATCCTCGCGTATCCGATCTACTTCGGGAACCTCCAGTTCGTCTGGATCGGCGTCGCCACGCACTACCTCCTCGACGTGGTCGGGAGCAAGCGCGGCATCGCCCTGTTTTACCCGCTCTCGAGTACCGAGTACGGGCTTCCGGTCGGGGTCCCCACCTCCAGCAAGTGGGCCGACACGCTCACCGTCGTCATCACGCTCCTCGAACTCGCCGCGCTCGCCGCGGTCCAGTACTTCCTCGTCGACCTGAACACGGGGACGCCGCGGGAGGCGGTCGCGACCGCCCTCGCCGGGCTGCCTGTGTGA
- a CDS encoding CinA family protein: MRESETREPEPGPRIEERVGDALRDADGTVATAESCTGGLIGSLLTDVPGSSDYFDRSVVTYSYDAKLEELAVPREHLDAEGAVSEPVARAMARGVRDTAGVDWGVSTTGIAGPEGGSDEKPVGTVFVGVAYAGAWGTGESGATVERYEFDGTRTEIKARIARRALSDLLAAVEERESE, encoded by the coding sequence ATGCGTGAATCCGAGACACGCGAGCCCGAACCCGGTCCCCGGATCGAGGAGCGCGTCGGCGACGCGCTCCGGGACGCGGACGGGACCGTCGCGACCGCCGAGTCGTGCACCGGCGGCCTGATCGGGTCGCTGCTGACGGACGTGCCCGGCTCCAGCGACTACTTCGACCGCTCGGTCGTTACCTACAGCTACGACGCGAAGCTGGAGGAGCTGGCGGTGCCGCGGGAGCACCTCGACGCGGAGGGGGCCGTCTCCGAGCCCGTCGCCCGCGCGATGGCCCGGGGCGTCCGCGACACCGCGGGCGTCGACTGGGGCGTCTCGACGACCGGCATTGCCGGCCCGGAGGGCGGCAGCGACGAGAAGCCGGTCGGGACGGTCTTCGTCGGCGTCGCGTACGCCGGCGCGTGGGGAACCGGCGAGAGCGGCGCGACCGTCGAGCGCTACGAGTTCGACGGAACCCGGACGGAGATCAAAGCGCGGATCGCGCGACGGGCGCTTTCGGACCTGCTGGCGGCCGTGGAAGAACGCGAGTCGGAGTAG
- a CDS encoding pyridoxal phosphate-dependent aminotransferase, with product MHYERPQFFHVMQYAASADRDVVDMVSGNPDWEPPAALRDGLREYADADPDEFQYPPSEGLRDLREEIAARRNVDPDRIVVTNGTGEANYLAMAAALDRDAGSEVLLTDPVYPYYPGKTELLDADATLVPAERDGSLDPERFREAASEETSLILVNTPNNPTGAVYSRETMRDLADLAEEVDATLVADEVYDHFDFTGAFESALTLDSDRVIVTTGYSKSMAITGFRVGYAVFPKHLVDAAKTRHMLVNVTTSRPPQAAVLRALRETDAEYYADVRAMLRERAATFTDALDAAGAEYTSPDGAFYVLARFEDVPGTMENAKRLIDEGGVAGMPGETFGSARDEWLRFALVTPHVEEAAARLTDYFG from the coding sequence GTGCACTACGAGCGCCCGCAGTTCTTTCACGTGATGCAGTACGCCGCGTCCGCCGACCGCGACGTGGTGGACATGGTGTCGGGCAACCCCGACTGGGAGCCGCCCGCCGCGCTGCGCGACGGGCTCCGCGAGTACGCGGACGCCGACCCCGACGAGTTCCAGTACCCGCCCAGCGAGGGGCTTCGCGACCTCCGCGAGGAGATCGCCGCCCGCCGGAACGTCGACCCCGACCGGATCGTCGTCACCAACGGCACCGGCGAGGCGAACTACCTCGCGATGGCCGCGGCGCTCGATCGCGACGCCGGCTCGGAAGTCCTCCTGACCGACCCGGTCTACCCGTACTACCCGGGAAAGACCGAGCTGCTCGACGCGGACGCGACGCTCGTCCCCGCGGAACGGGACGGCTCGCTCGACCCCGAGCGGTTCCGCGAGGCCGCAAGCGAGGAGACGAGCCTGATCCTGGTGAACACGCCGAACAACCCCACCGGCGCGGTGTACTCCCGGGAGACGATGCGGGACCTCGCGGACCTCGCCGAGGAGGTGGACGCGACGCTCGTCGCCGACGAGGTGTACGACCACTTCGACTTCACGGGCGCGTTCGAGTCGGCGCTGACGCTCGACAGCGATCGCGTGATCGTGACGACCGGCTACTCGAAGTCGATGGCGATCACCGGCTTCCGCGTCGGCTACGCGGTGTTCCCGAAACACCTCGTCGACGCCGCCAAGACCCGGCACATGCTCGTCAACGTCACGACCTCGCGTCCCCCGCAGGCCGCGGTGCTGCGGGCGCTGCGCGAGACTGACGCCGAGTACTACGCCGACGTTCGCGCGATGCTGCGCGAGCGCGCCGCGACGTTCACCGACGCGCTCGACGCCGCAGGCGCCGAGTACACCTCCCCCGACGGCGCCTTCTACGTCCTCGCGCGCTTCGAGGACGTCCCAGGCACGATGGAGAACGCGAAGCGCCTGATCGACGAGGGCGGCGTCGCGGGGATGCCGGGCGAGACCTTCGGCTCGGCGCGCGACGAGTGGCTCCGGTTCGCCCTGGTGACGCCGCACGTCGAGGAGGCGGCCGCACGGCTCACCGACTACTTCGGCTGA